A region of Roseofilum reptotaenium CS-1145 DNA encodes the following proteins:
- a CDS encoding type II toxin-antitoxin system VapC family toxin, which yields MKFLIDTNIVLDFLLQREPFYQDAERLFQAIHDNKIIGYVTATTLTNIFYIARRHTASIDKAQQAVVATLDIMVICPVNRETLESALTVGCTDFEDAVQVACAMDRGLDGVVTRDTGFPNVLIPILSVAEALQQLENGP from the coding sequence GTGAAATTTTTAATCGATACTAATATTGTATTAGATTTTTTATTGCAACGAGAACCATTTTATCAAGATGCAGAACGACTGTTTCAAGCAATTCATGACAATAAAATTATAGGATATGTTACTGCCACTACTCTAACCAACATTTTTTATATTGCCAGAAGGCATACAGCAAGTATTGATAAGGCTCAACAGGCTGTTGTCGCCACACTAGATATAATGGTCATTTGTCCAGTTAATCGAGAAACTTTAGAATCAGCATTGACTGTTGGTTGTACTGATTTTGAAGATGCTGTTCAAGTCGCATGTGCCATGGATCGAGGTTTGGATGGAGTTGTAACTCGTGATACAGGTTTTCCCAATGTACTAATTCCCATTTTATCTGTAGCCGAAGCCTTACAGCAGCTAGAAAATGGCCCATAG
- a CDS encoding S9 family peptidase translates to MNLADFIALSPMIEPQMSPYGSWKSPITSDLIVAGAIALGGPRLDADCLYWSEGRPSEGGRSVIVQCTSNGQIQDVTPASYNVRTRVHEYGGGASLIDAGTIYFVNFADQRLYRQPVGEDPQPVTGESQCCYADFRLDSRRNSLVSVQEDHSAEGEAVNRIVSIDLETGASTTLTEGYDFYASPRLSPDGSQLCWICWNHPNMPWDGTELWVAPVNEKGTLGTATLVAGSTTESIFEPQWSPDGVLYFVSDRTNWWNLYRWDGRSIDALYPKAAEFGLPQWVFGMSTYTFADAETIICIYSENGNDTLAKLNTSSKTLEVIPTPYSSLSAPQVQGNQIILLAASATQPSALIQLDLSGENLEIIYKSSQLEIDPGYLSVPEAISFPTENGLTAYGFYYPPQNKDYQAPEGEKPPLLVKSHGGPTASTSSRFNLKLQYWTSRGFAILDVNYGGSTGYGREYRKRLDSSWGIVDVDDCANGAKYLAEQGKVDENRLAISGGSAGGYTTLCALTFRDTFQAGASYYGVSDLEALATDTHKFESRYLDGLIGPYPERKDVYIERSPIHFTQQLSCPVAFFQGLEDKVVPPNQAEMMVNALKEKGLPVAYVAFEGEQHGFRKAENIKRALDGEFYFYSRVFGFEVADKGGEIEIEG, encoded by the coding sequence ATTGCCCTTTCCCCTATGATTGAACCCCAAATGAGTCCCTATGGCTCTTGGAAATCGCCTATTACCTCAGACTTAATTGTGGCAGGAGCGATCGCCCTTGGCGGCCCTCGACTCGATGCAGATTGCCTATACTGGTCGGAAGGTCGTCCGAGTGAAGGGGGACGTAGCGTCATTGTCCAGTGCACTTCAAATGGACAAATCCAGGACGTTACCCCCGCTTCCTATAACGTGCGAACCCGAGTTCATGAATATGGGGGAGGCGCTTCCTTAATAGACGCAGGAACGATCTATTTTGTGAATTTTGCCGACCAACGTCTCTATCGGCAGCCGGTGGGTGAAGACCCCCAACCGGTGACTGGCGAAAGTCAATGCTGTTATGCTGATTTTCGATTAGATTCGCGCCGTAATAGTCTAGTGAGTGTGCAAGAAGACCATAGCGCAGAAGGAGAAGCGGTTAATCGAATTGTCAGCATTGACCTGGAAACGGGTGCCTCCACCACCCTGACTGAAGGATATGATTTTTACGCTTCTCCCCGCTTAAGTCCTGATGGTTCCCAACTGTGCTGGATCTGCTGGAATCATCCCAATATGCCTTGGGATGGCACCGAGTTATGGGTTGCTCCAGTGAATGAGAAGGGTACATTAGGTACAGCAACCCTGGTAGCAGGAAGTACGACGGAATCGATCTTTGAGCCGCAATGGTCTCCGGATGGAGTACTGTATTTTGTGAGCGATCGCACGAACTGGTGGAACCTGTATCGTTGGGATGGTCGTTCTATAGACGCTCTTTATCCCAAAGCAGCGGAATTTGGGCTTCCTCAATGGGTTTTTGGCATGAGTACCTATACGTTTGCCGATGCAGAAACGATTATCTGCATCTATTCGGAAAATGGCAACGATACCCTGGCTAAACTCAACACGAGCAGCAAAACTTTAGAGGTTATTCCTACTCCCTACAGCAGTCTGTCTGCGCCTCAAGTGCAGGGAAACCAGATTATCCTACTCGCAGCATCGGCAACTCAACCAAGCGCCTTAATTCAACTGGACTTATCGGGCGAAAATCTAGAGATTATTTATAAGTCTAGCCAGTTAGAAATCGATCCCGGTTATCTTTCTGTTCCAGAGGCAATTTCCTTTCCCACGGAAAACGGCTTAACCGCTTATGGATTTTATTATCCGCCCCAGAATAAAGATTATCAAGCACCGGAAGGAGAAAAACCGCCCTTATTGGTGAAAAGTCATGGAGGTCCGACGGCTTCGACTTCGAGTAGATTTAATCTTAAGCTCCAATATTGGACAAGTCGCGGCTTTGCTATCCTGGATGTGAATTATGGGGGAAGCACGGGATATGGTCGGGAGTATCGCAAACGGTTGGATAGTTCCTGGGGTATTGTGGATGTGGATGATTGCGCTAATGGTGCGAAGTATCTGGCCGAGCAGGGTAAGGTGGATGAAAATCGGTTAGCTATCTCTGGAGGAAGTGCGGGAGGCTATACAACGTTATGCGCTCTGACGTTCCGGGATACGTTTCAGGCGGGAGCGAGTTACTATGGAGTTAGCGATTTAGAAGCCTTAGCTACCGATACCCATAAGTTTGAATCGCGCTATTTAGATGGATTGATCGGGCCGTATCCTGAACGTAAGGATGTTTATATTGAGCGATCGCCCATTCATTTTACCCAACAACTCTCCTGTCCTGTCGCCTTCTTCCAAGGACTCGAAGATAAAGTTGTCCCCCCCAACCAAGCAGAAATGATGGTTAACGCCTTAAAAGAAAAGGGGTTACCGGTTGCCTATGTCGCCTTTGAAGGCGAGCAACATGGCTTCCGCAAAGCCGAAAATATTAAACGCGCTCTTGATGGGGAATTTTACTTTTATTCCCGCGTCTTTGGCTTTGAAGTAGCTGACAAGGGGGGAGAAATTGAGATTGAGGGTTAG